One segment of Xanthomonas oryzae pv. oryzae DNA contains the following:
- a CDS encoding choice-of-anchor Q domain-containing protein produces the protein MTAGLCALVTTSAAIAAVPSVAQCLTPQPWAHSNAGVVVGNGTAASCTASALATAVAQGGYVTFNCGASAVSIAVNQTINISASTPTVIDGQGKITLDGGQVARIFQVQNGNALSVRNLKLQNGSSVQPASNTQYAPGTWGGGAIKVSYRGKLEVINSQFLSNRSSIGGGAIFAGSDADVTIVKSSFSKNTSWLGGALYTQLSRLTIVNSEFVGNQAINAPAGFPDADQFGNSGAIDTDGASLAGYLNAAAGGATLSVCGTVVRNNTAANSGGGATLWAYAPDTIDVRYSTFANNIAYGGPAGGARISLGFGDTTHSGTTITTPGIINVEETSFLSNRAEKSNAGALYMDCYGPSCNVSNSTFYGNYAKGVGAAIQHVGWQPSNGDQGKTTVRFNNVTFAENTPGSTLFGSGFDIRNSILYSKTERTFCNDQSNTGNNLIEYSAAGGLFYSCLTAGLVRATNPLLGAPAANGGPTLTQLPASNSPVLNLGSNCRTIDQRGVARDTAVCDAGAVEIK, from the coding sequence GTGACGGCCGGACTGTGTGCACTCGTCACCACCAGTGCGGCCATCGCCGCAGTGCCATCGGTGGCCCAATGCCTCACGCCTCAGCCGTGGGCGCATTCCAACGCCGGCGTGGTTGTCGGTAACGGCACCGCGGCCAGTTGTACCGCCAGTGCACTCGCTACCGCGGTGGCGCAGGGTGGCTATGTCACCTTCAACTGCGGTGCGAGTGCGGTCAGCATCGCCGTCAACCAGACCATCAACATCAGCGCCAGCACGCCAACGGTGATCGATGGCCAAGGCAAGATCACCCTGGACGGCGGCCAGGTCGCGCGCATCTTCCAGGTGCAGAACGGCAATGCGCTGTCGGTGCGCAATCTCAAACTGCAGAACGGCAGCTCCGTGCAGCCTGCATCCAACACCCAGTACGCTCCCGGCACCTGGGGTGGCGGCGCGATCAAGGTCAGCTACCGCGGCAAGCTGGAAGTGATCAACAGCCAGTTCCTGAGCAACCGCAGCAGCATTGGGGGTGGCGCCATCTTCGCCGGCAGCGATGCCGACGTGACCATCGTCAAGAGCTCTTTTTCGAAGAACACCTCGTGGTTGGGCGGCGCTCTGTACACGCAGCTCAGCCGCCTGACCATCGTCAATTCCGAGTTCGTCGGTAACCAGGCGATCAATGCACCGGCCGGCTTCCCCGATGCCGATCAGTTCGGCAACAGCGGCGCGATCGACACCGACGGCGCCTCGCTCGCGGGCTACCTCAACGCCGCCGCCGGTGGCGCGACGCTATCGGTGTGCGGCACCGTGGTGCGCAACAACACCGCAGCCAATAGCGGCGGCGGCGCCACCCTGTGGGCGTATGCGCCCGACACCATCGACGTGCGTTACTCGACCTTCGCCAACAATATCGCCTACGGCGGCCCGGCCGGTGGTGCGCGCATCAGCCTCGGCTTTGGCGACACCACCCACTCCGGTACCACCATCACCACCCCGGGCATCATCAACGTCGAGGAAACCAGCTTCCTGTCCAACCGCGCCGAGAAGAGCAATGCCGGCGCCCTGTACATGGACTGCTACGGCCCGTCCTGCAACGTCAGCAACAGCACCTTCTACGGTAACTACGCCAAGGGTGTCGGCGCAGCGATTCAGCACGTGGGCTGGCAACCGTCCAATGGCGACCAGGGCAAGACCACAGTGCGCTTCAACAACGTGACCTTCGCCGAGAACACCCCTGGGTCCACATTGTTCGGTAGCGGCTTCGACATCCGCAACAGCATCCTGTACTCCAAGACCGAGCGCACCTTCTGCAACGATCAGAGCAACACTGGCAATAACCTGATCGAGTACTCCGCCGCGGGCGGCCTGTTCTACAGCTGCCTCACCGCCGGCCTGGTGCGCGCCACCAATCCGCTGCTGGGCGCACCAGCGGCCAACGGTGGGCCCACGCTCACCCAATTGCCCGCGTCCAACAGCCCGGTGCTCAATCTCGGTAGCAACTGCCGCACGATCGACCAGCGTGGCGTTGCACGCGATACCGCTGTGTGCGATGCGGGCGCGGTGGAAATCAAGTAG
- a CDS encoding IS1595-like element ISXo5 family transposase, with product MAMNRVQFQAGLSLPAFLKRYGNAQQCEQALEISRWPQGFVCPRCAATAHSRFQRHGTTYWQCTACYRQTSLRSGTVMDNSKLPLRTWLLGMYLLGQSKTNLSALELMRHLGVSYPTAWPMKHKLMQAMTQREANRKLGGIVQLDDAYLGGERNGGKAGRGSENKRPFVIAVETTEDGRPLRAVMDPVPGFTKAALSEWIGQRLHPGADVYSDGLGAFRALEAEHAHTVIEGSGRSRCEAENARWVNVVLSNLKRSLDGAYHAFKFAKYAQRYLAETMWRFNRRFDLTRLVPSLLAAAAASKPWSERALRDVTMFTAESAC from the coding sequence ATGGCCATGAATCGTGTGCAGTTCCAAGCCGGGCTGTCGTTGCCGGCGTTCCTCAAGCGCTATGGCAACGCGCAGCAGTGCGAGCAGGCGTTGGAGATCTCGCGCTGGCCACAGGGCTTTGTTTGTCCGCGTTGCGCCGCTACCGCGCACAGTCGATTCCAGCGTCACGGCACCACGTACTGGCAGTGCACGGCCTGCTATCGCCAGACCAGCCTGCGCTCGGGCACGGTGATGGACAACAGCAAGCTGCCGCTACGCACCTGGCTGCTTGGCATGTATCTGCTGGGCCAGAGCAAGACGAACCTGTCGGCGCTGGAGTTGATGCGACACCTGGGAGTGAGCTACCCGACAGCGTGGCCAATGAAGCACAAGCTGATGCAGGCCATGACCCAACGCGAGGCGAACCGCAAGTTGGGCGGGATCGTGCAACTGGACGATGCCTACCTGGGCGGAGAACGCAACGGTGGCAAGGCCGGGCGCGGCTCGGAGAACAAGCGCCCTTTCGTGATCGCCGTGGAGACCACTGAAGACGGTCGTCCATTGCGCGCGGTGATGGATCCGGTCCCAGGCTTCACCAAGGCGGCGCTGTCGGAATGGATCGGGCAACGCCTGCATCCTGGAGCAGATGTCTACAGTGATGGACTCGGTGCGTTTCGAGCACTGGAAGCCGAGCACGCGCACACGGTGATCGAAGGCAGCGGTCGAAGTCGCTGCGAGGCAGAGAACGCACGCTGGGTCAACGTGGTGTTGTCCAACCTAAAGCGTTCGCTGGACGGTGCCTATCACGCCTTCAAATTCGCCAAATACGCCCAGCGCTACCTGGCAGAGACGATGTGGCGGTTCAACCGCCGTTTCGATCTGACCCGGCTGGTGCCCAGCTTGCTGGCCGCCGCAGCCGCCAGCAAGCCGTGGTCCGAGCGGGCCCTGCGTGATGTCACCATGTTCACCGCTGAAAGTGCGTGCTAA
- a CDS encoding IS5 family transposase (programmed frameshift): MEITPAQFALIEHCLPLQRGNVSMTNLQVVNALLYVAEHGCKWRGLPERFGNWHTVYTRINRWAKSGVLDRMFAQLQTCQIVRIKIEAVSLDSTSIKVHPDGTGAFKKNGPQSIGKSRGGWNTKIHMVAADARTAITFGLTPGNAHDAPAGRALLEHLGPVERPVHLLMDRAYEGNETRQLALDLGFVPVVPPKSNRVDPWEYDKEMYKRRNEVERLFRRLKGYRRIFTRFEKLDVMFLGFLSFVLIVDGLRMC; this comes from the exons ATGGAGATCACGCCAGCACAATTTGCACTCATCGAGCATTGCCTACCTTTGCAACGCGGCAATGTCAGCATGACCAACCTGCAGGTAGTCAACGCCCTTCTTTACGTCGCAGAGCATGGCTGCAAATGGCGCGGTCTGCCCGAGCGCTTTGGCAACTGGCATACGGTGTACACGCGCATTAACCGTTGGGCCAAGTCCGGTGTGCTGGACCGGATGTTCGCCCAATTGCAGACCTGCCAGATCGTGCGCATCAAAATCGAAGCGGTCTCGCTGGACTCCACCAGCATCAAGGTGCATCCGGATGGCACTGGCGCAT TTAAAAAAAACGGCCCACAATCCATCGGGAAATCGCGCGGCGGATGGAACACCAAAATTCATATGGTTGCCGCAGATGCTCGAACAGCCATCACGTTCGGATTGACGCCTGGCAACGCACATGACGCACCCGCAGGCCGCGCGTTGCTTGAACACCTGGGGCCAGTGGAGCGGCCGGTTCATCTGCTGATGGATCGCGCTTACGAAGGCAATGAAACCCGCCAGTTGGCGCTCGATCTTGGCTTCGTGCCGGTGGTTCCACCCAAGTCCAATCGGGTCGATCCTTGGGAGTACGACAAGGAAATGTACAAGCGGCGCAACGAAGTGGAGAGGCTGTTCCGTCGCTTGAAGGGCTACCGACGGATTTTCACGCGCTTCGAGAAGCTGGATGTCATGTTCCTTGGCTTCCTCAGCTTCGTTCTGATCGTTGATGGGCTTCGGATGTGTTAA
- a CDS encoding IS5 family transposase (programmed frameshift), protein MREKNYPSDVSRERFEQIRPILEQARKRTKPVTVDMYEVWCAVLYLLRTGCPWRALPSDFPKWRTVHSYFAKWSEVDDEGMSLLERALKKSQVGAAREKQGRKACSTFLIVDAQSVKNSDTAGQKGYDAGKKVSGIKRHIAVDTQGFPHAVAVTTAEVTDRQGALEALKRCRSGLGRVKRLLCDSGYTGDPFAEGVQDILGKHVTVQIAKRSELHTFKVMPKRWSVERSFAWLEKNRRLWKNCERRLNTSLQFIHLAFLALLLRRS, encoded by the exons ATGCGCGAGAAGAACTATCCAAGTGACGTGAGCCGTGAGCGGTTCGAGCAAATCCGCCCGATTCTGGAGCAAGCCCGCAAGCGCACCAAGCCTGTGACAGTGGATATGTATGAGGTGTGGTGCGCAGTGCTGTATCTGCTACGGACAGGTTGCCCGTGGCGTGCGTTGCCCAGTGACTTTCCGAAGTGGCGCACGGTGCATTCCTACTTTGCCAAGTGGAGCGAAGTGGACGATGAAGGAATGAGCCTGCTGGAGCGGGCGCTTAAAAAATC TCAGGTTGGCGCGGCCCGCGAGAAACAGGGGCGCAAGGCCTGCAGTACGTTCTTGATCGTGGACGCGCAGAGCGTGAAGAACAGTGATACAGCCGGCCAGAAAGGCTATGACGCGGGCAAGAAGGTATCGGGGATCAAGCGCCACATCGCGGTGGATACGCAAGGCTTTCCACATGCCGTTGCGGTGACCACGGCGGAAGTCACCGATCGTCAAGGTGCGCTGGAGGCATTGAAACGCTGCCGATCGGGTTTAGGTCGGGTGAAACGCCTGCTGTGCGACAGCGGCTACACTGGAGATCCCTTCGCCGAGGGCGTACAGGACATTCTGGGCAAGCATGTCACCGTACAGATTGCCAAGCGCAGCGAGCTGCATACCTTCAAGGTCATGCCCAAGCGCTGGAGTGTCGAACGCAGCTTTGCCTGGCTGGAGAAGAACCGGAGGCTATGGAAGAACTGCGAGCGAAGGCTCAATACCAGCTTGCAGTTCATCCACCTGGCGTTCCTGGCACTGCTGCTCAGGAGATCGTGA